A single genomic interval of Zingiber officinale cultivar Zhangliang chromosome 4A, Zo_v1.1, whole genome shotgun sequence harbors:
- the LOC121969262 gene encoding premnaspirodiene oxygenase-like, with the protein MELQLLPPSLLLAFLFLLALKFLLKSRRSDSKLRQVLSPEPPLPPGPWRLPLVGHLHHLVGKPAHRLLHDLAAVHGPVMLLKVGQVDVVVVSSTAAAEAVVKTHDVNCANRPEVAVARIVGYGCTDIAFSSYGPYWRQMKKVCIVEMLSARRVKSFAAVRERNILDLTRNMSTGSPVNVSEKFMTLSSNIITESSVGKIYDGFLPVVRELMETLTGFSIVDSFPSWKFLDVITGTTSRFWQIRRRLDKIMNEIIKHHQTEKKSNQSEEDLIDVLLRIKEQGNLEIPITLDNVKACIVDMFVGGTDTTATTLEWAMSELMRNPEVMNKAQIEVREALKGKARVEDGDVEKLSYLKMVIKETLRLHAPIPLLLPRMAKQSCEVMGFKIPEESRVLINAWAMGRDPEYWEDAESFWPERFAGIETDYKGTYLEYVPFGSGRRLCPGYQFAMATMELALAQMLLCFDWELPGGMRPEELNMEEMSGSTASRKSALWLIATPRFPPPA; encoded by the exons ATGGAGCTCCAACTTCTTCCCCCATCACTGTTATTAGCCTTCTTGTTCCTTCTCGCACTCAAATTCCTGCTCAAGAGTCGGCGGTCGGACTCCAAACTCAGACAAGTACTCTCACCGGAGCCGCCTCTGCCTCCCGGCCCCTGGCGGCTGCCCCTCGTCGGCCACCTCCACCACCTGGTCGGCAAGCCCGCCCACCGCTTGCTGCACGACCTCGCCGCCGTCCACGGCCCCGTCATGCTCCTCAAGGTCGGCCAGGTCGACGTCGTCGTCGTCTCCTCCACCGCAGCAGCAGAGGCCGTCGTAAAAACCCACGACGTGAACTGCGCCAACCGCCCGGAGGTCGCCGTCGCCCGCATCGTCGGCTACGGCTGCACCGACATCGCTTTCTCCTCCTACGGCCCCTACTGGCGCCAGATGAAGAAGGTTTGCATCGTCGAGATGCTCAGCGCGCGCCGTGTCAAGTCCTTCGCCGCCGTAAGGGAGCGCAACATACTCGACTTGACGAGGAACATGTCCACCGGATCTCCAGTCAACGTCAGCGAAAAATTCATGACCTTGAGCAGCAACATCATCACCGAATCCTCCGTCGGCAAGATATACGATGGCTTTCTCCCGGTGGTGAGGGAGTTGATGGAAACGCTCACCGGATTCAGCATCGTCGACTCCTTCCCGTCCTGGAAATTCCTAGACGTCATCACCGGAACAACCTCGCGGTTCTGGCAAATCCGACGACGGCTCGACAAAATCATGAATGAGATCATCAAGCACCACCAGACGGAGAAGAAGAGCAATCAATCAGAGGAGGACTTGATCGACGTGCTTCTGAGGATTAAAGAACAGGGCAACCTGGAAATCCCCATCACACTCGACAACGTCAAAGCCTGTATAGTG GATATGTTCGTGGGAGGCACGGATACCACGGCGACGACTCTGGAATGGGCGATGTCGGAGTTGATGAGGAATCCCGAGGTGATGAACAAAGCACAGATCGAGGTGAGGGAGGCGCTGAAAGGCAAGGCAAGAGTCGAAGACGGCGACGTGGAGAAGCTGAGCTACTTGAAGATGGTAATCAAGGAGACGCTGAGGCTGCACGCACCGATCCCGCTGCTGCTGCCGAGGATGGCAAAGCAGAGCTGCGAGGTGATGGGATTCAAGATTCCGGAAGAAAGCAGAGTGCTGATCAACGCGTGGGCCATGGGGAGGGACCCGGAGTACTGGGAGGACGCGGAGAGCTTCTGGCCGGAGAGGTTCGCCGGAATTGAGACGGACTACAAGGGGACGTACCTTgagtacgtgccgttcggcagcGGGAGGAGGTTATGCCCGGGGTACCAGTTCGCCATGGCCACCATGGAACTGGCGTTGGCGCAGATGCTCCTCTGCTTCGACTGGGAGCTGCCTGGCGGGATGAGGCCGGAGGAGCTGAACATGGAGGAGATGTCTGGGTCGACGGCGTCCAGGAAATCGGCCCTGT